The following is a genomic window from Streptomyces chrestomyceticus JCM 4735.
CAACACCATGTACTGGCAGGTCGAACTGGCCCCCTCGCCCGCCGGACCGGACTCCCTGCTCAGTTGCCGCAAACGCCAGGGCCCCGGCAAGCCCGCCCTATGGCGCGAGGCCGGTGACCCGGAGCAGCAGTTGATGGGCATCCAGTACGCGGGCCGGGTGCCGGAGCCCGCGCCGCTGGTCGTCCGCAACGCCGACCACTGGATGTGGGAGGCGACCGGCGCCCACGAGGGCGACGAACTGCCGGGCCTCGTTGCCGGTGAGGCGGACCGATACTTCCCGCGTACGCCCCTGCCCGAGCACAGCCACCGCATCCTGCTGGCGCACTCCCCGTACGAGGACAGCGAGGGCGTCCGCCGCCATCAGGAGACGTCGCTGTACCGCGCCCTCAGCGGCGCCCTGGTCTTCGCGTCCGGCACCTTCGCCTGGTCACCGGCGCTGGACCGCCCCGGACACGTGGACGAACGGGTGCAGCGGGCCACGGCCAATCTGCTCGACCGCATCTGCAAGCGGGACTGAAACGGGGGGAGCGGCGGTGGGCCCAGGGGATTCCGCCGCTACCGCGCCGCGAACGTCCCCAGCTCCCGCGCCAGCGCCACCGTCAGCGCCCGGAAGATCCGTACCTCGGGGTGGGGATCGTCCGCCCGCGTCGCCAGCACGCTGTGCGCGTACGGCGCGTCCAGCACCGGCACGTACACGGTCCCCGGCCACGGGTAGTAGCGGGCGAAGGACTTCAGCCCGGAGCCCGCCCCGCGGCCCGCCGCGACACTCGTCAGCACGTCCTGCGGGGTCAGCGCGCAGTCCGGGGCGCGGCGCTCGCCCTCGTCGAAGTACAGGTAGTCGGTGAACGGGCGCGGGGTGTGCCGGGGCAGCCGCAGGTACGGCAGGTCGATGATGTCCGCGACCCGGACGCCCGTCGCCGCCGCGTCCGCGAGCTGCGAGGCCGCCGACACGGCGACGATGCGCTGCTCGGTGGTCAGGACGTCCACCTCGATGTCCTCGCTCCGGATCGCGGGCCGGACGAACGCGACGTCCACCCGGTCCTCGCGCAGCGCGCTGCAGTGCTCCGTGAAGTTGAGCTGGACGAGCTTGAGCGGGACCTCCGGGCGGGCCCGGCGGAAGGCGTTGACGGCCGCCGGCGTGACCTCGGCCGAACCGTGGCCCATCACCCCCACCCGCAGCCCGCGGTCGGCCAGGGACGACGCCGCCGAGGCGCGCTGCGCCGCCTCGGTCACGTCCTCCACGGCGGCGTTCGCGGCGGCCAGCAGCGTACGGGCGTGGGAGGCCAGCCGCCGGCCGGCGGCGGTCGGCCGCACGGGGCCGTTGCCGCGGTCCAGCAGCCGGGTGCCGAGCTCGCGCTCCAGTTGCTGCACGTGCTGGGTGACCGCGGCGGGGGAGAGGAAGAGCCGCGACGCGGCCCGTCCGAAGTGGCCTTCCTCGACCACCGCCAAGAAGGAAGACAGTCGTCGCAGGTCCATGCGTGCCACGATAAAACGATCCGGCGTCCGGTCACGGGGGCCGTTCACGATTCCTGAACGGAGGCGGCGCCCAGGGCCTCCGGCCTCGTACAACGGCTCTCATGAGCACGCCCGCCGCCGATCCACGTACCGATCCCCGCACCGATCCCCGCACCGATTCCCGTACGGCTCTCCGTACGGACGCCCGTACCGACTCCCGTCACCGCCACTGGCTCCGTGCCGGCTGGATGATGACGGCCTCCGGCTGGAGCGCCAACCAGTTCTCCGCCCTCCTCGGCGCCTACCGTGACGACCTGGGCCTGGCCACGGCCACCACCACCGCCCTCTTCGCGGTGTACGTCCTCGGCCTGATCCCCGGGCTGCTGCTGGGCGGCCCGCTCGCCGACCGGCGTGGCCGCCGTCCCGTGGTCTTCGCCGCGCTCGCCACCGCCGCCGTGGCGACCTGTCTGCTGATGGCGGGCCCGGCCGCCGCCTGGCTCCTGTGGCCGGGCCGCTTCCTGACCGGTCTCGGCGCGGGCGCCCTGCTCACCGCGGGCAGCGTGTGGATCAAGGAGCTCTCGTCCGCCCCGTACGACCCGGCCACCGCACCCGGCACGGCCGCCCGCCGCTCCGGGCTCTTCCTCTCCGCGGGCTTCGCCTCCGGCGGGCTGGCCGCCGCGCTGATCGCCCAGTGGGCACCGCACCCGATGGTCACGGCGTACGTCCCGCACCTGGTGCTCTCGGCGGTGGCCGCGCTGGCGGCCGCCCGGGCGCCGGAGACGGGCCGGGCCGGGGCCGTACCGCACGCCGCCGCCTCCGCCGCCGACGCGGCCCGGCCCGCCGCCCACGGGACGTCCGGCGCCCCCTTCCGGCGGCTGGTGGCCCCGGTGGCGCCCTGGGTGTTCGCCGCCCCCACCATCGCCTTCGTGACCCTCCCCGGCCTCGTCGGCGACCGCCTGGACGGCTGGCAGACCGTGTACGCGGGCGTCGCCACCGCCGTGACCCCGGGCGCCGGGCTCCTCGTGGCGCCCCTCGCCCGCCGGCTCGCCGCCCGGCACCGCCTCGCCACCGCCGCCGCCGGACTGGCGGCCGTCGCACTCGGCCTCCTCGTCGCCGCCGGTGCCGTGGCGGCCGGGCAGCCCGTCGTGGCGCTGATCGCCGCGGCCGTGCTCGGCGGCGGATACGGGCTGTGCGTGGCGTACGGGCTGACCGAGGTCGCCGCCCTGGCGCCGCCGCACCGGCTGGCCCGCCTCACCGCCCGCTTCTGGACCCTCGCCTATCTGGGGTTCTTCGCCCCGTACGTGATCACCCTGGTCAGCGCGGCGGTGCCGCCACCGGTCGTCCTCGCGGCCGCCGCGGTGCTGGCCCTGCTGACACTGGCCGCGGTCGGCCGCGCGGCCCGCCGGGACGGAGTGTGACCGGGACCTGATCCGCACCCGACCGGACCCTGCGCCGCCGCTTCCACCCCGCATACGGGAGAATCGGGCGGAGGGGACTGGATCAACCTACGCGGAGGCAGCGTGTCCGGTTTTGTAGAAAAGCCCGAGGCAGTGGAGGTACCGGGGCTCACCCACCTCCACACGGGCAAGGTGCGCGACCTCTACCAGAACGCCGACGGCGAGCTGATCATGGTCGCCAGTGACCGCATCTCCGCCTTCGACTGGGTGCTGCCCACCGAGATCCCCGACAAGGGCCGGGTGCTGACCCAGCTCTCGCTGTGGTGGTTCGACCAGCTCGCCGACCTCGTGCCCAACCACGTGCTCTCCACGGACCTGCCCCGGGCGCCCCCGCGGACTGGGAGGGCCGGACGACGGTCTGCACGTCGCTGGCCATGGTCCCGGTGGAGTGCGTCGCCCGCGGCTACCTCACCGGCTCCGGCCTCGCCGAGTACCAGCAGACCCGTACGGTCTGCGGGCTGGCGCTGCCGGAGGGGCTGAGCGACGGCTCGGAACTGCCCGGACCGATCTTCACCCCTGCCACCAAGGCCGCCGTCGGCGAGCACGACGAGAACGTCCCGTACGAGGAGGTCGCCCGCCAGGTCGGCGCCGAGGTCGCCGCCCAGCTCCGGCAGACCACCCTCGCCGTGTACGGGCGCGCCCGCGACATCGCCCGCGAGCGCGGCATCGTGCTGGCGGACACCAAGTTCGAGTTCGGCTTCGACACGGAACAGCGGCTGACGCTGGCGGACGAGGTCCTCACCCCGGACTCCTCGCGCTTCTGGCCCGCGGACGCGTGGCAGCCGGGCCGGGCCCAGCCCTCCTTCGACAAGCAGTTCGTCCGCGACTGGCTCACCTCGCCCGCCTCCGGCTGGGACCGCCGGAGCGAGCAGCCGCCCCCGCCGCTGCCGCAGGAGACGGTCGAGCACACCCGCGCCAAGTACATCGAGGCGTACGAGCGGCTCACCGGGCTGCCCTGGTCGTGACGCCGGGGACGGAGTGACGCGGGCCGGGGACCGGCGTCACTCCGTCCCGTACGCGAAGGGTCCCGCACGCGAAAGGCCCCGGTCGCGATGACCGGGGCCTTTTCCCTGAGCGGACGACGAGGCTCGAACTCGCGACCTCAACCTTGGCAAGGTTGCGCTCTACCAACTGAGCTACGTCCGCCTGCCCCGCGCTCAGCGGCGCGGTGCGGGCTCCACTATAGCCAACCTCGGGCGCGGGCGATGCGCGCTGCCGCGTGCCGGTTCTCCGCGCACAGTTTCGCGGCGGCCGAGGAGAGGTAGTTGCGCACCGTTCCCGGCGACAGCGCGGCCCGCTCCGCGATCTCCGCGATGGGCGCGCCGTTCTCCGCGTACTCCAGCACCTCCGCCTCCCGTACGGTCAGCGGCGAGTCCCCGGCACTGATCGCGTCGGCCGCCAACTCCGGGTCGACATAACGGTTTCCGGCGTGCACCGAGCGGATGATCTCGGCCAGCCGCTGGGCCGAGACGGTCTTGGGGACGAACCCCTTGACCCCCGCCTCCAGGGCCCGCTTCAGATGGCCGGGGCGCCCGTGACTGGTCACGATCATGGTCCGGCAGCCGGGCAGCCGGGTGCGCAGGGATGTGGCCACCGCCACACCGTCCAGCCCCGGCATCTGAAGATCCAGTACGGCGATGTCGGGACGCTGGGCCAGCGCCATCGCCAGGGCCTCCGGTCCGGAAGCGGCCTCCGCCACCACCTGGAGATCGTCCTCCAGCGCGAGCAGCGCCGCCAGCGCGCCCCGGATCAGATGCTCGTCGTCGGCGAGCAGCACCCGCAGCGGCGCGGGGGCCCCGGCCGCGCCCGTGCCCGGCCCCCGACCGTCCTCGCCTCCCGGCGCTCCCGGCACTCCCTCGGACATCCGCCCCGGCTCCTCCGCCATGATTTCCGCTTCTCTCCCGGCGCTCCGCGCCCGCCACGTGCCGCGGCCGCCCGCCGCACGCCTTGTCCTTACCCGATGCCTTACCCGATGCCTTACCCGATGGCTTTCCCGTTGCCCTGCGCCCCGGCCGGCAGCCCGTCCGCGGCCGTCTCCGGCCCGTACCCCAGCAGCTCGTCCTTCTCCAGCGGTACGTGGGCCCGCAGCCAGAAACGCCCGCCTGGCCGGGGGCCGACGGTCAGGGTGCCGCCGAACGCGGCGAGCCGTTCCCGCAGCCCGGCGATGCCGCTTCCGTCACCGCGCCGCGCGGCGTCCTCCAGCACGCCGTCGTTCTCCATCGAGAACACCACCGCCGGTCCGGGCCGCGCCGCGGCGGCCGTCCGCCCGGCCCCGGGCGCGCCGTCGGGCGTCACCCGCAGGGTCAGCCAGCAGGAGGCCGCGTTCGCGTGCCGCAGCACGTTGGTGGTGCCTTCCCGTACGACCCAGGCCAGCACCGACTGCACCTGCTGCGGAACCCCGGCGCTGCCCTCCTGGTCCATCAGGCACTCCACCCCGGCCGCCAGGAGCACCGCCCGGGCGCCCGCCAGCTCCACCTGGAGATCGGCCTCCCGGTAGGCGCGGACCACGTCCCGTACCTCCCGCTGGGAGTCCTGGGCCAACTGCTGCACCTCCGCCATCTGGTCGGCGGCCTCCGGCCGGCCCTTGCGCGCCAGCCGTACCCCCAGCTCGCTCTTGAGGGCGATGACGGACAGGTTGCGGCCGACGACGTCGTGCATGTCGCGCGCGAACCGCAGCCGCTCCTCGGCGACGGCCAGCCGGGCCTGGTCGCCCTTGGCCTCGTCCAGCTCGCGCATCGCGGCGAGGATCCAGGCCCAGCTACGGCATGTGAGCGCGGCGAAGGCTGAGGAGAAGAGGAAAGTAGGCGGCAGACCCAAGGCGTACTTGATCGGGACGCCCGTAAGGGCCAGTCCTGCCACGGCGACCACCGAAGCCGCGACGGAGACCACCGCCTGCCAGCGCTTCTTGAGCACCAGGGCGAGAAGCGATCCGGCGGGCAGGACGGGGAACAGCATCGCCGTGCAGTAGAGCGACGCACGCATCGGCAGGCTGGTGGCGAGCATCGTGACCAGGACGACCGACACGGCTGACAGCACGCCCGACACGGCGATCAGCCGCCATGGCGCGGGGGTGCCGTACACGTAGTGCGACAGCCCGCGCCGTACGCCGGGTACGTAGACGGCGCACTGCACCAGCCCCAGCACCACCGTGGGCAGGATCAGAGCCGGAGAGCGGTGGATCTCGGCCGTCGCGCTGAGGAGCGGCGCCGCGAGCCAGCCGATGAGCATCAGCCACGGCGTGATGTACAGCGTCCACCGCGCCCACATGTACACCTGCGCGACCCTGCCACGCCCCCGCAACTTGCGTAGCTGCCCGTGGAACACCGGCCCCGCACCCCCGTCGTCCCCATCGCCGTACATGGTCAGTTCCGTGGCTCCCAACGGAACCACCGACGTACAGCAAACACCGCCAGACCGGCCCAGACCAACGCGATGACCAGCCGCTTCAGTGTGTCGGTGAGGTCGCCCTGGCCGATCCAGCCGTCCCGGACCAGGCCCATCACCGGGGAGAGCGGCAGCAACTCCAGGATGTTGGCGATCTTGTCGGGCAGGACGTCCAGCGGCACGATCATGCCGGAGCCGGCCATCGAGACGAAGACGAACGGCATCGTCGTCAACTGCGCCGCCTCGGCGCTCTTGGTGATGCCGGTGGAGGCGGCGGCCATCGCCACCGCGATCAGCATGCCCAGGAGGACGCCCAGCACGACCAGGTGCGGGGCCCGGGGGGCGCCCGCGTCCATGACGAGTCCGCCGAGGACGGCCAGCAGGACGATCTGCGCCAGCCCGAGGAGCACCGCCGGCAGCGCCGACCCGGCCAGGATCTCCCGGTCCGACAGCTCACCGCAGCGCAGCCGCTTGAGCACCAGCTCCTCGCGCCGGGTCACCAGCGACCCGGTGACGGACGAGTACACCGCGAAGAGCAGGACGAAGCCGATGGTGCCCGGCAGCAGCACCGTGCCGACCGACAGGCCGTTGGCCTGGAGCGGCATCTCGGAAACCGCCTGCCGCATGGCGAAGGCCATGATCAGCGGCATCAGCAGCGTCATGAACAGCGCGGTCTTGTTACGGCCCAGGAGGATCAGTTCGGCGCGGAACAGGGCGGCCAGCCGCTCCCGCGCTCCCGTACGGGCGCCCGCTGCGGCACTCGTACCGGGCTCCTGCTCGACGGCCTTGACGTCGGCGACGCTCACTTGTCCTCCAAACCCTTGGCGATCCGCAGGAACGCCTCTTCCAGCGATGCCGAGCGGGCGTCCAGCCCCCGCAGCTCGACGCCCTCGTCGCGCGCCCAGAGCAGCAGACCGGTCGCGGCCCGCTGCAGGTCGGACGTCTGCAGCCGCAGGGTCCGGCCCGCCGTCTCCTGCCCTTCCACGCCCAGCGCCGCCAGTGGCGGCAGGTGGTCCGGCGTGTAGCCCGGGGGCAGTTCGAAGGAGATCTGCGCGGGGTGGGTGGCCACCACGTCCGCGACGGTGCCGGCCGTCGCGATCCGGCCCCGGTGCATGATCGCGAGGCGGTCGGCCAGCTCCTGGGCCTCTTCCAGGTAGTGCGTGGTCAGCACGACCGTCGTGCCGCCCGCCCGCAGCTCGCGGATCAACTCCCAGGTCGTGTGGCGGGCTTCGGTGTCCAGGCCGGTGGTCGGCTCGTCCAGGAAGAGCACCTCGGGCCGTCCCAGCGTCGCCGTGGCCAGGTCCAGCCGCCGCCGTTCACCGCCGGAGAGCTGTTTGACCCGTACGTCCTTGCGCTTGGTCATGCCGACCGTGGCCAGCGCCTCGCCGACCGGCCGGGCGCCGGTGGTGGCCCCGGCCCACATCCGTACGGTCTCCTCCACGGTCAACTCCGCGGGGAAGCCGCCCTCCTGGAGCATCGCGCCGACCCGCGGCCGGACCTTCGCGCGCTCCGTGTACGGGTTGTGGCCCAGCACCCGTACCGTGCCGCCGGTCGGCGCGGCCAGTCCCTCCAGGACTTCGAGGGTGGAGGTCTTGCCCGCCCCGTTCGTCCCCAGCAGGGCGAACAGCTCGCCGCGCTCGACGGAGAAGTCGATGCCCCGTACCGCTTCGAAGGCCGTGGTGTCCTTCTTGTTCCTCCGGCCGCCCCCGGACGGCCCGTACCGCCTGCGCAGGCCCGTGACGTCTATCACGCGCCCGCTCGTGTCCCCGATGTTCATGCTTCAAGGCTCCCGCCGGAACCGGGCTCCGGGCAGTGCGGCTTGTCATCACCGCAGATGACAAATGTCAGGAGGGGCGGGGCGGGGGAACCGGAGGAGGGGAGGGGCCGGTTCCGGAGCGGAATCCGGGGCGGGAGCCGGGGTGCGGCCCGGCGTGGGGTCCGGGACGAGGAAAGGCAAAAGACCCCGGTCGCGATGACCGGGGTCTTTTGCCTGAGCGGACGACGAGGCTCGAACTCGCGACCTCAACCTTGGCAAGGTTGCGCTCTACCAACTGAGCTACGTCCGCAGGCATCCGACCGGCTTTCACCGGGCGGCGCGACAGCTACTCTACCTGATCCACCGGAGTGGTCGGTACTGTCGGAGCGGGTGACAGGGATTGCACACTGCGCCTCCCCCTTGGAAAGGGGGCGCTCTACTACTGAGCTACACCCGCATGACCACCATCAATCGGTCCGTACGGACTTCTTGATGCTGTCAGAGCGGGTGACAGGGATCGCACACTGCGCCTCCCTCTTGGAAAGAGGGCGCTCTACTACTGAGCTACACCCGCGTGACTCCTCGGGATCCGGCCTTTCGGCCTCGCCCCTCGGCGTGCTCCAGACTCTAGCTGATCAACGGGGGTGCTGCGCAACTCCGCTGGGGGACGGCCGGAACCGGGCGCGGCCGCCCCGTCTTCCCGCCGATGACCGGCCTCGGCCGAGGCGCCTCCGCGCCCCTCCCCGGCCCGTCCCCGCTCCGTCCGGCTGGGGACCGGCGGCCTGACGGGGGCGAGGGAGGCGTGTGAGGGGGCGGGTGGGCGCGAGGGGAGGAGGCGGACCCTCCCCCTCCGCGGCCGGCCGCCCCTCCGGATCAGTTGTTGGCCGCGTCGAAAGCCTCGTAGACCTTCTTCGGAATCCGGCCGCGCGGGGCACGTCCATGTGGTGGGAACGGGCCCAGGCGCGCACGGCGGCGGGGTCCGGGGTCACCGAGGTGTGGTGGTACGCCTTGCCGGACTTCGACCGCTTGCGGCCGGCCTCCACGAACGGGGCGAGGGCGCCGCGCAGTTTCTTCGCATTGGCGGGATTGAGGTCGATCTCGTACCACTTCCCGTCCAAACCGAAGGTGACCGTCTCTGCGGCTTCTCCGCCTTCGATGTCATCGGAGAGCGTGACTACTACGCGCTGCGCCACGGATATCGGTCCTTTCGAGCAGCAACCCCACCTTGACATGGGGGGATGCTGCAGATCCGGCTGATTGGGATCAATGCATTTTCATTTGTACAGCGGCGGGCATTGCATGGTGAAGCCCAGTTAATTTCCTCAGCGTGTCCTTCCGCAATGCGGACCCTAGGTCTTTTCTGAGATTTTCCCCACCGCTTACCGCGGCCGACGCCGTACCGTGACCGCGCCGTCACGATATCTATGCGCGTAGATTTTCGAACACGGTACTGTGATGGCACCGCCTTACGCACCACACCATCGGGAGTGCCAGTGGCACGCGTCGTAGTCGACGTCATGCTCAAGCCGGAGATCCTCGACCCGCAGGGGCAGGCGGTGCAGCGCGCACTGCCACGCCTGGGATTCGAGGGGATCGGCGACGTCCGTCAGGGCAAGCGATTCGAACTTGAGGTGGAGGGCCCGGTCGACGACGCCGCCCTTGCCCGTATCCACGAGATGGCCGAGACCTTCCTGGCCAACACCGTCATCGAGGACTTCACCGTCCACGTCGAAGACCGGGCCGGGTCATGACCCGCCCGTCGCCCGCCACCGCCCCGAGCGGAGGCCCTGCGGGCCGCAGCAACACTCGCATCGGGGTCATCACCTTTCCCGGCACGCTCGACGACCGTGACACCCAGCGCGCCGTCCGGC
Proteins encoded in this region:
- a CDS encoding LysR family transcriptional regulator, with amino-acid sequence MDLRRLSSFLAVVEEGHFGRAASRLFLSPAAVTQHVQQLERELGTRLLDRGNGPVRPTAAGRRLASHARTLLAAANAAVEDVTEAAQRASAASSLADRGLRVGVMGHGSAEVTPAAVNAFRRARPEVPLKLVQLNFTEHCSALREDRVDVAFVRPAIRSEDIEVDVLTTEQRIVAVSAASQLADAAATGVRVADIIDLPYLRLPRHTPRPFTDYLYFDEGERRAPDCALTPQDVLTSVAAGRGAGSGLKSFARYYPWPGTVYVPVLDAPYAHSVLATRADDPHPEVRIFRALTVALARELGTFAAR
- a CDS encoding MFS transporter, yielding MSTPAADPRTDPRTDPRTDSRTALRTDARTDSRHRHWLRAGWMMTASGWSANQFSALLGAYRDDLGLATATTTALFAVYVLGLIPGLLLGGPLADRRGRRPVVFAALATAAVATCLLMAGPAAAWLLWPGRFLTGLGAGALLTAGSVWIKELSSAPYDPATAPGTAARRSGLFLSAGFASGGLAAALIAQWAPHPMVTAYVPHLVLSAVAALAAARAPETGRAGAVPHAAASAADAARPAAHGTSGAPFRRLVAPVAPWVFAAPTIAFVTLPGLVGDRLDGWQTVYAGVATAVTPGAGLLVAPLARRLAARHRLATAAAGLAAVALGLLVAAGAVAAGQPVVALIAAAVLGGGYGLCVAYGLTEVAALAPPHRLARLTARFWTLAYLGFFAPYVITLVSAAVPPPVVLAAAAVLALLTLAAVGRAARRDGV
- a CDS encoding DNA-binding response regulator, yielding MSEGVPGAPGGEDGRGPGTGAAGAPAPLRVLLADDEHLIRGALAALLALEDDLQVVAEAASGPEALAMALAQRPDIAVLDLQMPGLDGVAVATSLRTRLPGCRTMIVTSHGRPGHLKRALEAGVKGFVPKTVSAQRLAEIIRSVHAGNRYVDPELAADAISAGDSPLTVREAEVLEYAENGAPIAEIAERAALSPGTVRNYLSSAAAKLCAENRHAAARIARARGWL
- a CDS encoding sensor histidine kinase, translated to MYGDGDDGGAGPVFHGQLRKLRGRGRVAQVYMWARWTLYITPWLMLIGWLAAPLLSATAEIHRSPALILPTVVLGLVQCAVYVPGVRRGLSHYVYGTPAPWRLIAVSGVLSAVSVVLVTMLATSLPMRASLYCTAMLFPVLPAGSLLALVLKKRWQAVVSVAASVVAVAGLALTGVPIKYALGLPPTFLFSSAFAALTCRSWAWILAAMRELDEAKGDQARLAVAEERLRFARDMHDVVGRNLSVIALKSELGVRLARKGRPEAADQMAEVQQLAQDSQREVRDVVRAYREADLQVELAGARAVLLAAGVECLMDQEGSAGVPQQVQSVLAWVVREGTTNVLRHANAASCWLTLRVTPDGAPGAGRTAAAARPGPAVVFSMENDGVLEDAARRGDGSGIAGLRERLAAFGGTLTVGPRPGGRFWLRAHVPLEKDELLGYGPETAADGLPAGAQGNGKAIG
- a CDS encoding ABC transporter permease, which gives rise to MSVADVKAVEQEPGTSAAAGARTGARERLAALFRAELILLGRNKTALFMTLLMPLIMAFAMRQAVSEMPLQANGLSVGTVLLPGTIGFVLLFAVYSSVTGSLVTRREELVLKRLRCGELSDREILAGSALPAVLLGLAQIVLLAVLGGLVMDAGAPRAPHLVVLGVLLGMLIAVAMAAASTGITKSAEAAQLTTMPFVFVSMAGSGMIVPLDVLPDKIANILELLPLSPVMGLVRDGWIGQGDLTDTLKRLVIALVWAGLAVFAVRRWFRWEPRN
- a CDS encoding ABC transporter ATP-binding protein, with the translated sequence MNIGDTSGRVIDVTGLRRRYGPSGGGRRNKKDTTAFEAVRGIDFSVERGELFALLGTNGAGKTSTLEVLEGLAAPTGGTVRVLGHNPYTERAKVRPRVGAMLQEGGFPAELTVEETVRMWAGATTGARPVGEALATVGMTKRKDVRVKQLSGGERRRLDLATATLGRPEVLFLDEPTTGLDTEARHTTWELIRELRAGGTTVVLTTHYLEEAQELADRLAIMHRGRIATAGTVADVVATHPAQISFELPPGYTPDHLPPLAALGVEGQETAGRTLRLQTSDLQRAATGLLLWARDEGVELRGLDARSASLEEAFLRIAKGLEDK
- the purS gene encoding phosphoribosylformylglycinamidine synthase subunit PurS, yielding MARVVVDVMLKPEILDPQGQAVQRALPRLGFEGIGDVRQGKRFELEVEGPVDDAALARIHEMAETFLANTVIEDFTVHVEDRAGS